A region from the Hylaeus volcanicus isolate JK05 chromosome 6, UHH_iyHylVolc1.0_haploid, whole genome shotgun sequence genome encodes:
- the LOC128879067 gene encoding autophagy-related protein 9A isoform X1, producing the protein MKRETVITCVEPNRRAKTMTTVLDGSYQRMEPYEGEEGDGEDDDEHEETPQESGVMIHVVPEGNKARWNHIEDLDSFFTRMYHYHQKHGFACMMLQEMLELGQFIFVVTFSTFLFHCIDYSVLFKDKVTNSTSHKTSINDAILSTSECTSSMSLVTWICILVAAIFWILRLVKVLYHFTQFWDIKQFFNTALKIDDCDLDNLTWHEVQKRVREVQKEQEMCIHKRELTELDIYHRILRFKNYMVAMINKSLLPVRLKVPIIGEVIFMTRGLKYNMELLLFWGPWSPFENNWHLKGDYKKLNKRQELAKTLSKHILCVGIANFLLCPLILLWQILYSFFNYGEIIKREPGTLGSRMWSLYGRLYLRHFNELDHELNARLNRAYRPASKYMSIFTSPIMTVIAKNVAFVAGSILAVLLILTVYDEDVLTVEHVLTTMTILGAMVAGARVFIPDENLVWCPETLLTAVLAHTHYRPDSWRGHAHTQTTRAQVAQLFQYRAVHLLEELISPLLTPFILCFHMRHRAIDIVDFYRNFTIEVTGVGDVCSFAQMDVRKHGNPMWQTVTQSPIEDSSAGYDNRYGLEPEKLQIPKSNQYTQAEDGKTELSLIHFTLTNPGWKPPSHAENFVTALRERAKKEVQGVHGEINPLLSSLNSLSGLGPSYNDIVSNIIRSTMVNQVSIPSASNVFVNQPGTSAASVVVDESLSMKSDMLSHAIRRGLSKAEGPIHNEKGFLYGLQQGISNQSLGASVFGSGHELSAELTVPLELTAADMSLSTLYLHELHHRQIKRRGIQEIGTRSIWQRSPVQELATLPEVRQERAPLLLHQDSSIRNSKESTYDLNTHWDNI; encoded by the exons ATGAAACGAGAAACTGTCATTACTTGTGTAGAGCCAAACCGACGAGCAAAGACG ATGACAACGGTTTTGGATGGCAGCTATCAACGTATGGAGCCATATGAAGGGGAGGAGGGAGATGGAGAAGATGACGATGAGCACGAAGAAACACCTCAGGAGTCTGGTGTTATGATCCATGTAGTACCAGAGGGGAATAAAGCCAGATGGAACCACATAGAAGATTtggattctttttttacaagaaTGTACCATTATCACCAAAAGCATGGATTCGCCTGTATGATGTTGCAAGAAATGCTTGAACTAGGACAGTTCATTTTTGTAGTTACATTTTCGACTTTTCTCTTTCATTGCATCGATTATTCCGTACTATTTAA ggATAAAGTAACTAACAGCACCTCGCACAAAACGTCGATAAACGACGCCATATTGTCAACCAGCGAATGTACATCGTCTATGAGTCTGGTCACATGGATTTGTATTTTAGTAGCTGCAATTTTTTGGATTTTACGTTTAGTAAAAGTTTTATACCATTTCACGCAGTTTTGGGATATAAAGCAGTTTTTTAATACAGCTCTCAAAATCGATGATTGCGATTTGGATAATCTGACCTGGCATGAAGTTCAAAAGCGAGTCAGAGAAGTGCAGAAAGAACAAGAAATGTGTATTCACAAAAGAGAGCTTACTGAATTAGATATATACCATAGAATATTaaggtttaaaaattacatggtggctatgataaataaatcctTGCTACCTGTGCGACTCAAAGTCCCTATTATAGGAGAAGTTATTTTCATGACAAGAGGATTAAAGTACAATATGGAATTGCTTCTATTTT GGGGGCCGTGGTCTCCGTTTGAAAACAATTGGCACCTTAAAGGAGATTACAAAAAACTGAACAAAAGGCAGGAACTTGCAAAAACGCTATCCAAACATATCTTGTGTGTAGGGATAGCGAATTTTCTACTTTGTCCATTGATTCTACTGTGGCAGATACtctattcttttttcaattacggAGAG ATCATCAAACGAGAGCCAGGAACTTTGGGTTCGAGAATGTGGTCTTTGTACGGTCGATTGTATCTTCGTCACTTCAATGAACTTGATCACGAATTGAACGCGCGGCTAAATCGTGCATACCGTCCAGCTTCAAAGTACATGAGTATATTTACATCTCCAATTATGACTGTTATCGCAAAGAACGTTGCTTTCGTGGCTGGAAGTATATTAgcagttttattaatattaaccgTATACGATGAAGACGTTCTAACGGTGGAACATGTACTGACTACCATGACCATACTAGGTGCGATGGTAGCAGGAGCGAGGGTATTTATACCCGATGAAAATTTAGTTTGGTGTCCAGAGACTCTTCTCACCGCTGTCCTAGCGCATACACACTACAGACCGGATAGCTGGCGGGGCCATGCTCACACTCAAACCACAAGAGCGCAGGTGGCACAGCTGTTTCAGTATCGTGCAGTTCATcttttagaagaattaatttctccccTACTTACACCGTTCATTTTGTGCTTCCACATGAGGCATCGAGCCATAGATATCGTCGACTTTTATCGAAACTTTACGATCGAAGTCACAGGTGTGGGTGATGTTTGTAGCTTCGCGCAAATGGACGTACGAAAGCATGGAAATCCAATGTGGCAAACGGTGACACAAAGCCCCATCGAAGACTCCAGTGCGGGATATGACAATCGGTATGGCTTGGAGCCAGAGAAACTTCAAATTCCAAAGTCGAATCAGTACACGCAGGCGGAAGACGGAAAAACGGAATTATCCCttatacattttactttaacGAATCCTGGATGGAAACCGCCAAGTCACGccgaaaattttgtaacagcCTTAAGGGAAAGAGCTAAGAAAGAAGTACAAGGTGTACACGGCGAGATCAATCCTCTCCTGTCAAGTTTAAATAGTTTGTCTGGTCTGGGACCTAGC tATAATGACATAGTTTCGAACATTATTCGAAGTACAATGGTGAATCAAGTAAGCATACCGAGTGCGAGCAACGTATTCGTGAACCAACCTGGTACTTCAGCCGCTTCGGTAGTGGTAGACGAATCGTTGAGTATGAAATCGGACATGTTATCGCACGCGATTCGACGCGGCTTGAGCAAAGCAGAGGGTCCAATACACAATGAAAAGGGATTTCTTTATGGATTGCAACAAGGAATATCCAATCAATCTTTAGGCGCGTCCGTCTTTGGATCGGGCCACGAATTGTCTGCAGAGTTGACTGTACCTTTGGAATTGACTGCTGCCGATATGTCTTTATCTACATTGTACCTGCATGAACTTCATCACAGACAA ATTAAAAGGAGGGGCATTCAAGAAATAGGAACGAGAAGTATATGGCAAAGAAGTCCTGTACAAGAACTTGCTACGCTTCCAGAAGTTAGGCAAGAGAGGGCACCCTTGCTGTTACATCAAGATTCCTCTATAAGAAATAGTAAAGAATCGACATACGACTTGAACACTCATTGGGATAATATCTGA
- the LOC128879067 gene encoding autophagy-related protein 9A isoform X2, translated as MTTVLDGSYQRMEPYEGEEGDGEDDDEHEETPQESGVMIHVVPEGNKARWNHIEDLDSFFTRMYHYHQKHGFACMMLQEMLELGQFIFVVTFSTFLFHCIDYSVLFKDKVTNSTSHKTSINDAILSTSECTSSMSLVTWICILVAAIFWILRLVKVLYHFTQFWDIKQFFNTALKIDDCDLDNLTWHEVQKRVREVQKEQEMCIHKRELTELDIYHRILRFKNYMVAMINKSLLPVRLKVPIIGEVIFMTRGLKYNMELLLFWGPWSPFENNWHLKGDYKKLNKRQELAKTLSKHILCVGIANFLLCPLILLWQILYSFFNYGEIIKREPGTLGSRMWSLYGRLYLRHFNELDHELNARLNRAYRPASKYMSIFTSPIMTVIAKNVAFVAGSILAVLLILTVYDEDVLTVEHVLTTMTILGAMVAGARVFIPDENLVWCPETLLTAVLAHTHYRPDSWRGHAHTQTTRAQVAQLFQYRAVHLLEELISPLLTPFILCFHMRHRAIDIVDFYRNFTIEVTGVGDVCSFAQMDVRKHGNPMWQTVTQSPIEDSSAGYDNRYGLEPEKLQIPKSNQYTQAEDGKTELSLIHFTLTNPGWKPPSHAENFVTALRERAKKEVQGVHGEINPLLSSLNSLSGLGPSYNDIVSNIIRSTMVNQVSIPSASNVFVNQPGTSAASVVVDESLSMKSDMLSHAIRRGLSKAEGPIHNEKGFLYGLQQGISNQSLGASVFGSGHELSAELTVPLELTAADMSLSTLYLHELHHRQIKRRGIQEIGTRSIWQRSPVQELATLPEVRQERAPLLLHQDSSIRNSKESTYDLNTHWDNI; from the exons ATGACAACGGTTTTGGATGGCAGCTATCAACGTATGGAGCCATATGAAGGGGAGGAGGGAGATGGAGAAGATGACGATGAGCACGAAGAAACACCTCAGGAGTCTGGTGTTATGATCCATGTAGTACCAGAGGGGAATAAAGCCAGATGGAACCACATAGAAGATTtggattctttttttacaagaaTGTACCATTATCACCAAAAGCATGGATTCGCCTGTATGATGTTGCAAGAAATGCTTGAACTAGGACAGTTCATTTTTGTAGTTACATTTTCGACTTTTCTCTTTCATTGCATCGATTATTCCGTACTATTTAA ggATAAAGTAACTAACAGCACCTCGCACAAAACGTCGATAAACGACGCCATATTGTCAACCAGCGAATGTACATCGTCTATGAGTCTGGTCACATGGATTTGTATTTTAGTAGCTGCAATTTTTTGGATTTTACGTTTAGTAAAAGTTTTATACCATTTCACGCAGTTTTGGGATATAAAGCAGTTTTTTAATACAGCTCTCAAAATCGATGATTGCGATTTGGATAATCTGACCTGGCATGAAGTTCAAAAGCGAGTCAGAGAAGTGCAGAAAGAACAAGAAATGTGTATTCACAAAAGAGAGCTTACTGAATTAGATATATACCATAGAATATTaaggtttaaaaattacatggtggctatgataaataaatcctTGCTACCTGTGCGACTCAAAGTCCCTATTATAGGAGAAGTTATTTTCATGACAAGAGGATTAAAGTACAATATGGAATTGCTTCTATTTT GGGGGCCGTGGTCTCCGTTTGAAAACAATTGGCACCTTAAAGGAGATTACAAAAAACTGAACAAAAGGCAGGAACTTGCAAAAACGCTATCCAAACATATCTTGTGTGTAGGGATAGCGAATTTTCTACTTTGTCCATTGATTCTACTGTGGCAGATACtctattcttttttcaattacggAGAG ATCATCAAACGAGAGCCAGGAACTTTGGGTTCGAGAATGTGGTCTTTGTACGGTCGATTGTATCTTCGTCACTTCAATGAACTTGATCACGAATTGAACGCGCGGCTAAATCGTGCATACCGTCCAGCTTCAAAGTACATGAGTATATTTACATCTCCAATTATGACTGTTATCGCAAAGAACGTTGCTTTCGTGGCTGGAAGTATATTAgcagttttattaatattaaccgTATACGATGAAGACGTTCTAACGGTGGAACATGTACTGACTACCATGACCATACTAGGTGCGATGGTAGCAGGAGCGAGGGTATTTATACCCGATGAAAATTTAGTTTGGTGTCCAGAGACTCTTCTCACCGCTGTCCTAGCGCATACACACTACAGACCGGATAGCTGGCGGGGCCATGCTCACACTCAAACCACAAGAGCGCAGGTGGCACAGCTGTTTCAGTATCGTGCAGTTCATcttttagaagaattaatttctccccTACTTACACCGTTCATTTTGTGCTTCCACATGAGGCATCGAGCCATAGATATCGTCGACTTTTATCGAAACTTTACGATCGAAGTCACAGGTGTGGGTGATGTTTGTAGCTTCGCGCAAATGGACGTACGAAAGCATGGAAATCCAATGTGGCAAACGGTGACACAAAGCCCCATCGAAGACTCCAGTGCGGGATATGACAATCGGTATGGCTTGGAGCCAGAGAAACTTCAAATTCCAAAGTCGAATCAGTACACGCAGGCGGAAGACGGAAAAACGGAATTATCCCttatacattttactttaacGAATCCTGGATGGAAACCGCCAAGTCACGccgaaaattttgtaacagcCTTAAGGGAAAGAGCTAAGAAAGAAGTACAAGGTGTACACGGCGAGATCAATCCTCTCCTGTCAAGTTTAAATAGTTTGTCTGGTCTGGGACCTAGC tATAATGACATAGTTTCGAACATTATTCGAAGTACAATGGTGAATCAAGTAAGCATACCGAGTGCGAGCAACGTATTCGTGAACCAACCTGGTACTTCAGCCGCTTCGGTAGTGGTAGACGAATCGTTGAGTATGAAATCGGACATGTTATCGCACGCGATTCGACGCGGCTTGAGCAAAGCAGAGGGTCCAATACACAATGAAAAGGGATTTCTTTATGGATTGCAACAAGGAATATCCAATCAATCTTTAGGCGCGTCCGTCTTTGGATCGGGCCACGAATTGTCTGCAGAGTTGACTGTACCTTTGGAATTGACTGCTGCCGATATGTCTTTATCTACATTGTACCTGCATGAACTTCATCACAGACAA ATTAAAAGGAGGGGCATTCAAGAAATAGGAACGAGAAGTATATGGCAAAGAAGTCCTGTACAAGAACTTGCTACGCTTCCAGAAGTTAGGCAAGAGAGGGCACCCTTGCTGTTACATCAAGATTCCTCTATAAGAAATAGTAAAGAATCGACATACGACTTGAACACTCATTGGGATAATATCTGA